In Pungitius pungitius chromosome 2, fPunPun2.1, whole genome shotgun sequence, a single window of DNA contains:
- the hs3st1 gene encoding heparan sulfate glucosamine 3-O-sulfotransferase 1 produces the protein MAAVLLGLLLFAMQSPPVPSRPTADEGPPPPPTNGTAGHPNGTLQQLPHIIIIGVRKGGTRALIEMLSLHSSVAAAQNEVHFFDWETHFQRGLPWYLSQMPYAFPDQRTVEKTPAYFTSSKVPKRIHQVNPDIKLLLILRDPTERVLSDYTQVFYNRLQKHKHYQPIESLLVKDGAINLGYKALNRSLYYLHMQNWLQYFPLENLHVVDGDELIRDPFLEMKKVERFLELEPQINASNFYFNKTKGFYCLRDHGRERCLHDTKGRAHPRVAPAILQKLYQFFQEPNKKFFELVGRTFNWKMNG, from the coding sequence ATGGCAGCCGTGCTCCTCGGGCTGCTGCTCTTTGCGATGCAGTCTCCCCCCGTCCCCTCCAGGCCCACAGCCGACGAgggtccccctcctccccccaccaacGGCACCGCCGGCCACCCGAACGGCACCCTCCAACAGCTTCCTCACATCATAATCATCGGCGTGCGGAAGGGGGGGACGCGGGCGCTGATCGAGATGCTCAGTCTGCACAGCTCGGTGGCGGCGGCTCAGAACGAGGTGCACTTCTTCGACTGGGAGACCCACTTCCAGAGGGGCCTGCCTTGGTATCTCAGCCAGATGCCCTACGCCTTCCCCGACCAGCGGACCGTAGAGAAGACGCCGGCCTACTTCACCTCCAGCAAGGTACCCAAACGAATCCACCAGGTGAACCCCGACATCAAGCTGCTGCTCATCCTCAGAGACCCCACGGAGAGGGTGCTGTCGGACTACACCCAGGTCTTTTACAACCGCCTCCAGAAGCACAAGCACTACCAGCCCATCGAGTCCCTTCTGGTTAAGGACGGCGCCATCAACCTGGGATACAAGGCTCTCAATCGCAGCCTGTACTACCTTCACATGCAGAACTGGCTGCAGTACTTCCCACTGGAGAACCTCCACGTGGTGGACGGGGATGAGCTGATCAGGGACCCTTTCCTTGAGATGAAAAAGGTGGAGAGGTTCCTGGAGCTGGAACCCCAGATAAACGCTTCGAATTTCTacttcaataaaacaaaaggattCTACTGTCTGAGAGACCACGGGCGAGAGCGGTGTTTGCACGACACAAAGGGCAGGGCCCACCCCCGCGTGGCGCCCGCCATCCTGCAAAAACTCTACCAGTTCTTTCAGGAACCCAATAAGAAGTTCTTTGAGCTGGTGGGACGAACATTCAACTGGAAAATGAACGGGTGA
- the LOC119228571 gene encoding uncharacterized protein LOC119228571, producing MTQALKVYARRNPDEDFAALRQEALLLASEHGYTQPEKESWRDSLKREIMEDVKSQMQGLAQELMKEIKPLLQPVNAPPPPLTQHRERSRPASSVNDWDGQGVTIEGVELQGLLDTGSQVTLMQQSLFEQHFSKAKLGKTPVVFQLRAANGLEIPYTSYAVFDLEVEGIKIPGRGVVIIKDRHCTHPLLIGMNVVTACWETLFKQPGRPVSTPQQLKNQRVWRDAFATCRRIKATMTEDGFLGNVRPAARQNIQVPPKSELLVWGRARMGPGGTDYCALMEALPETNNVGVARTLAVVRNGRIPVRVCNPYPYTLSIGRYQKLGKLYHIDEADVHGSHDLTLSLEDNGVVEVALVDATVDHKGQELPEEVRNLTNRPDLSKPQQEELCTLLLKWKDAFANHDEDFGRTDLVQHRIHTGDAAPIRERYRPLPPLMYKEMKNLLAEMLEKGVIRESCSPWAAPIVLVKKKDGNWRFCVDYRKLNAVTHKDAFPLPRIEETLTNLTRAEWFSTLDLASGYWQVEMDPQDREKTAFTTPLGLFEFERMPFGLCNAPATFQRLMQQCLSGQMAESLLVYLDDIIIYSPDFSSHLQHLDEVIQRLLRHGLKLRLDKCKLLQQEVKFLGHVVDHSGTARLGAVEQRWVAQLASFNYDVKYRPGKSNANADALSRFPVDPIPTRVADQECETGASVTTAAIELTPRSEDSEWASSEWEDAQANDPDIKVAKRYVENQTLPTGPERLALSCRTQRLLQQRKRLKVENKILCRKVTDQHTHEVRFQVVCPSSRREEVWKKVHEAAAHAGVDRTLARIRQHFYWPDMEQEVRHFHLGCVACSLQRKRVEPRAPLNPIAVSYPLEVIGLDFLSLGRPTDRIQNILVATDLFTRYSWAIPTHDQTAQTTVKALWTHVIQPFGCPARFHSDRGPNFESALMKQLCDTYGITKSRTTPYHPAGNGGTERFNQTLLNMLRSLETEKQNRWPEYLLELVHAYNNTIHSATNYTPSFLMFGRHLRLPVHVGLGVGPQQLRHDISGWILDHQQRLSLAYHIARQKMGNAASQSKQHYDKRAKAMPLLPGERVWVRNRNRRGQGKLCTWWDPEQFVIVELVGNTGLVYRIKPEKGGRERTVHRNALKVCLAPPADPNPPTNGPAEETPAEETPWPQGTAFYGFAPAPVVVPAQEQGPEVAPRRSNRTNLGQPPARYRDV from the exons ATGACTCAGGCGCTGAAGGTGTATGCGCGCCGTAACCCAGACGAAGACTTTGCTGCACTACGGCAAGAGGCACTACTGCTGGCCTCAGAACACGGATACACACAGCCGGAG aaggaaagTTGGAGAGACTCGCTGAAGCGAGAGATCATGGAAGATGTGAAATCCCAGATGCAAGGACTCGCCCAAGAATTAATGAAGGAAATTAAACCACTCCTTCAACCAGTCAAtgctcccccaccgcccctgaCACAACATAGGGAGCGGTCGCGACCAGCGTCCAGTGTTAATGACTGGGATGGACAAG GAGTAACGATTGAAGGGGTTGAGTTGCAAGGACTGTTGGATACGGGGTCTCAGGTTacattaatgcagcagagtTTATTTGAGCAGCATTTTTCCAAAGCTAAGCTTGGGAAGACCCCTGTAGTTTTCCAGTTAAGGGCAGCCAATGGCCTGGAGATCCCTTACACTAGCTACGCAGTGTTTGATCTAGAAGTGGAAGGCATCAAAATACCTGGACGAGGAGTCGTGATTATTAAAGATAGACACTGCACCCACCCGCTCCTCATAGGTATGAATGTTGTGACCGCCTGCTGGGAAACACTCTTTAAACAGCCTGGAAGGCCTGTTTCCACCCCACAGCAGCTGAAGAACCAGAGAGTTTGGCGGGATGCTTTTGCTACCTGTCGACGTATCAAGGCCACCATGACAGAAGACGGATTCTTGGGAAACGTGCGGCCAGCTGCTCGCCAAAATATCCAAGTCCCACCAAAGAGTGAACTGCTGGTGTGGGGCCGTGCTCGGATGGGCCCGGGAGGAACTGACTACTGTGCCCTGATGGAAGCACTACCTGAAACCAACAATGTTGGCGTAGCTAGGACACTAGCAGTGGTAAGAAATGGGAGGATCCCTGTTCGTGTCTGTAATCCATATCCCTACACCTTGTCAATAGGGCGGTACCAGAAATTGGGTAAGCTGTACCACATTGATGAAGCTGATGTGCATGGATCTCATGACCTTACCCTATCTCTGGAAGACAATGGTGTTGTTGAAGTGGCTTTGGTAGATGCAACAGTCGACCACAAGGGGCAGGAGCTGCCTGAAGAGGTAAGGAACCTGACTAACCGACCTGATCTCTCTAAACCGCAACAGGAGGAGCTATGCACCCTGCTGCTCAAGTGGAAGGACGCGTTTGCTAACCATGATGAAGACTTTGGTCGGACAGACCTGGTACAACACCGTATCCATACAGGTGATGCAGCGCCCATCAGAGAAAGGTACCGACCTCTTCCGCCTCTGATGTacaaggaaatgaaaaacctACTTGCAGAAATGCTTGAGAAGGGGGTAATCAGAGAAAGTTGTAGCCCATGGGCTGCACCCATAGTTCTggtgaagaagaaggacggtaactggaggttctgtgtggactataggAAACTTAATGCCGTAACCCATAAAGATGCCTTTCCCCTTCCCAGAATCGAAGAGACTCTAACAAACCTGACCCGAGCCGAGTGGTTTTCTACCCTTGACCTGGCCAGTGGCTATTGGCAGGTTGAGATGGACCcccaagacagagagaaaactgcCTTTACAACCCCACTGGGACTATTCGAGTTTGAGCGCATGCCTTTTGGCCTATGTAATGCACCAGCAACATTTCAGCGCCTAATGCAACAGTGTTTAAGTGGACAAATGGCGGAGTCCCTATTGGTGTATTTGGACGACATCATAATATACTCACCTGACTTTTCCTCTCACCTACAGCATTTGGATGAAGTGATCCAAAGATTGTTGCGGCACGGCCTGAAACTGCGATTGGACAAGTGTAAACTTCTCCAACAAGAAGTCAAGTTTTTGGGCCATGTGGTGGACCATTCTGGG ACTGCTCGCCTGGGTGCTGTGGAACAACGCTGGGTCGCTCAGCTGGCTTCTTTCAACTACGACGTCAAGTACCGCCCAGGTAAAAGCAATGCTAATGCAGATGCTCTGTCCAGGTTTCCAGTTGACCCCATCCCTACCAGGGTTGCAGACCAGGAGTGTGAGACAGGAGCAAGCGTGACCACAGCAGCCATTGAGCTAACCCCTAGaagtgaggacagtgagtgggCTAGCAGCGAATGGGAAGATGCCCAAGCCAATGATCCAGACATAAAAGTGGCTAAGAGGTATGTAGAAAACCAGACTCTACCGACGGGACCAGAACGCCTAGCCTTGTCCTGTAGAACACAGAGACTGTTGCAACAGCGGAAAAGACTTaaagttgaaaacaaaatattgtgtCGTAAGGTTACTGACCAGCATACCCATGAAGTACGCTTCCAGGTGGTGTGTCCAAGCTCAAGGCGTGAAGAGGTCTGGAAAAAGGTCCATGAAGCCGCTGCCCATGCTGGTGTGGATCGAACACTGGCCCGGATACGACAGCATTTCTATTGGCCTGACATGGAGCAAGAGGTACGCCATTTCCATTTGGGTTGTGTTGCCTGCAGCCTCCAGAGGAAAAGAGTAGAGCCTAGGGCCCCTCTTAACCCAATAGCTGTGTCATACCCTCTTGAGGTAATAGGGCTAGACTTCTTGTCCTTAGGTCGGCCAACAGACCGTATTCAAAACATCCTTGTTGCCACGGATTTATTTACACGCTACTCTTGGGCCATCCCCACACATGACCAAACGGCGCAGACGACAGTAAAAGCTCTGTGGACTCATGTAATACAGCCTTTTGGCTGTCCAGCTCGGTTCCATTCTGACCGGGGACCAAATTTTGAGTCGGCATTGATGAAACAGCTCTGCGATACCTATGGTATAACTAAAAGCCGCACAACGCCGTACCATCCTGCAGGAAATGGTGGAACAGAACGCTTTAACCAGACCTTGTTAAACATGCTCCGCTCTCTAGAGACAGAGAAGCAAAACCGTTGGCCAGAATACTTGCTTGAGTTGGTACATGcttacaataatacaatacacaGTGCAACCAACTACACTCCCTCTTTTCTTATGTTTGGGAGACATCTGAGGCTTCCTGTACATGTGGGACTTGGTGTCGGTCCCCAGCAACTACGCCATGACATTAGTGGTTGGATACTGGACCACCAACAGAGACTTTCACTAGCGTATCATATAGCTAGACAGAAAATGGGTAACGCAGCCTCCCAAAGTAAACAACACTATGACAAAAGAGCTAAAGCCATGCCACTCTTACCTGGAGAGAGAGTATGGGTACGCAACAGAAATCGACGAGGTCAAGGAAAGTTGTGTACTTGGTGGGACCCTGAacaatttgttattgttgaacTAGTGGGCAATACAGGGTTGGTGTATAGGATAAAACCTGAGAAGGGGGGCCGTGAAAGAACTGTACAtagaaatgctttaaaagtctgcttagctcctccagcagacccCAACCCACCGACCAATGGGCCCGCAGAAGAGACACCCGCAGAAGAGACACCCTGGCCACAAGGAACAGCATTCTATGGGTTTGCTCCAGCCCCAGTGGTGGTCCCGGCGCAGGAGCAAGGACCAGAAGTAGCGCCACGACGCTCAAACAGGACTAACCTCGGCCAACCACCTGCTCGTTATAGGGACGTTTAG